The Gammaproteobacteria bacterium DNA window TCACATCGAAAAGATTGCGGTGCGCCAGACCATCGAGCAGACCCTCGACTCCGCCGAGATGCTCCAGGCCCAGCAGCAAAAACTGCACAAGCTGCTGCGCTCGCCCTACTTCGGCCGCTTCGATTTCCACAAAAGCGGCGCAGCGAAAACTGAACCGATTTACATCGGCGTGCACCATTTCCACGACGAGGCCGCGCACGAAACCCTGGTCTATGACTGGCGTGCGCCCATTGCGTCCATGTTCTACGACTACGAGACCGGCCCGGCCCGCTACCAGGCGCCGGCGGGCGAGGTCGAGGGCCAGGTGACGCGCAAGCGTCAGTTCCGCATCCGCGACGGGCAAATGGAGTTCGTGATCGAGTCGGGCGTGCACATCGTCGATGACGTGCTGCAGGAGGAGCTTAGCCGCGCCAGCGGTGACGAGGGCATGAAGCACATCGTCGCCACCATCCAGCGCGACCAGAACGCCATCATCCGCAACGACGACGCCCACACCTTGATCATCCAGGGCGTGGCGGGCTCCGGCAAGACCTCCATCGCGCTGCACCGCATTGCCTACCTGCTGTACCGCTTCAAGGACACCTTGAGTTCCGACGACATCCTGATCATCTCGCCCAACCGCGTGTTCGCCGACTACATCGGCAACGTGCTGCCGGAGCTGGGCGAAGAACAGGTGGCCGAGATCGGCATGGAGGACCTGGCCGCCGAGCTGCTCGACCACCAGTACCGCTTCCAGAGCTTCTTCGAGCAAACCGCGCAACTTCTGGAGAAGAACGACGAGGCCCTCAAGGCGCGCATCGTCGCCAAAGCCTCGCCGGATTTCCTGCGCCAGATCGATCGCTATGCCGAAGAACTGGAAAAGCGCTCTTTTGAAGCTGCCGAATGGCGCACCGGCCGCAAGATCGTGCCCGACTGGTTCTTCGCCGAGACCTGGCAAAAGCATCGCGGCGTCAAGCTCACCGAGCGCATCGCCCGGCTGGTCAAGGCCACCGAGACCCAGCTTGGTATTCACTACAACTACGATCTGCGTACCGACGAGCGGCAATCGTTGCGCGAAGCCATTCGCGGCATGGTGCGCACGATGACCCTGCGCCAGGCCTATCAGGGCCTGTTCGAGTGGATGGGGCAGCCGGAGCTGTTCAAGCCGGCGGGCGGCAAG harbors:
- a CDS encoding AAA family ATPase; translated protein: MSTVETEEKARLEDCQASIRNALGAIDTRLGDYAREIQTRKEYLWEARRDMDHIEKIAVRQTIEQTLDSAEMLQAQQQKLHKLLRSPYFGRFDFHKSGAAKTEPIYIGVHHFHDEAAHETLVYDWRAPIASMFYDYETGPARYQAPAGEVEGQVTRKRQFRIRDGQMEFVIESGVHIVDDVLQEELSRASGDEGMKHIVATIQRDQNAIIRNDDAHTLIIQGVAGSGKTSIALHRIAYLLYRFKDTLSSDDILIISPNRVFADYIGNVLPELGEEQVAEIGMEDLAAELLDHQYRFQSFFEQTAQLLEKNDEALKARIVAKASPDFLRQIDRYAEELEKRSFEAAEWRTGRKIVPDWFFAETWQKHRGVKLTERIARLVKATETQLGIHYNYDLRTDERQSLREAIRGMVRTMTLRQAYQGLFEWMGQPELFKPAGGKLEYADVFPLIHLKMRLEGVRNPRPAVKHLLIDEMQDYTPVQYAVLGKLFSCRKTVLGDATQSVNPYSSSTADQIQRSLQSSTQVK